GGCCCTCCTCCGGCCGGGTGCGGTGGCCGGCGAGACCGAGCGGAGGGTGGCCGACCACGCCCCGACCACCTGGTTCGTGCTTCCCGGGATCATCGTCGCGACCGCCACGATGGTGCTCGGGATCGCCCCGGCGCTGTGGTCCGGGCTCGTCGACGCCGCCGCCGGCGCGCTGGATCCCGAGGCGAGCGCGCACCTGAAGCTCTGGCACGGCGTGAACGCGCCGCTGTTGCTGTCGATGGCCACCCTCGCCGCCGGCGTGGCGATCTTCGCGGCACGGCGCCCGGTCGGACGCGCCCAGGCCCGCCTGGCGCCGACCATCACCGGGCTCGAGGTGTACGAGGGCGTCGTCCGTGGCGTCCTGCGGTTCGCGGCCCGCACCACCAGCATCGTGCAGTCGGGATCGCTGCCGGTCTACGCCACGATCATCATGGCCACCGCCGCTCTGGCTCCGGGGCTCGCCATGGTGACGGGCCCGTGGTGGTCGGGCCTGCCCGAGACCATCGCCCGGCCCGCACACGTGCCCGTGGCCGTGCTCCTCGTGACCGGGGCGCTCGCCGCCACGTTGGCCACCCGCCGCTTCGCCGCGGTGCTGTTGCTGGGGGTCGTGGGCTACGGGATGGCCGCGCTGTTCGTGGTGCAGGGCGACCCCGACCTCGCCCTCACCCAGTTCGCGGTCGAGACGCTCTCGGTCGTGGTGTTCCTCCTGGTCCTGCGTCGACTGCCCGATCGCTTCGAGCGACGGCGGCCACCGGTGCTCGAGGGGGTCGCCAGGGTGGCCGTGTCGGCCGCGGTCGGGGTCGTCATCGCCGCAGCGGCCTTCGCCACGGCGGGCGCACGGACGGAGGCGCCGGTCTCGCGCGAGATGTCCGAGCGGGCCCTGCCCGACGGCGACGGCAAGAACGTCGTCAACGTCATCCTCGTCGACATCCGCGGCCTCGACACCCTCGGCGAGATCACCGTGCTCGTCGCTGCGGCCATCGGCATCACCGCGCTGGCCCGGGCGGGTCGAGCCCCTGGTTCACGATCGCCGGGACGCGCCGACCCGGCACCGCAGGAGGTCGAACCGTGACGCCGCGCCGATCGCTGATCTTCGACACGACCACGCGCCTGCTCTTCGACGCCACCCTCGTGCTCTCCGCCTACCTGCTCTTCGCCGGGCACAACCAACCGGGCGGTGGCTTCGTGGGAGGGCTGGTGGCGTCCGCCGCGGTGGCGCTCCGTTACATCGCCGGTGGCATCGACGAGGTGCGCTCGTTGGTGAACGTCCAGCCGTGGACCTTCCTGGCTGCAGGCCTGGCGCTCGCCGTCGTCACCGCCCTCGTCCCCCTCGCCCTCGGTGACGGCCCCTTGAACCAGGACGCCTACGAGGTCCAGCTCCAGCTGCTCGGCAAGGTCAAGGCCACGACCGCCACCGTGTTCGACACGGGGGTGTACCTGATCGTGATCGGCCTCGTCCTCATGATCTTCGAGGGCCTCGGTGACGAGCGCACCGAGCCCGCGGATCTCGCCGAGGCCGATGATCCCGCCTCGGACGGGGAGGGCGCGCGGTGAACGTCCTCCTCGTCATCACCGCCGGCTTCCTGTGCGCCTGCGGGACCTACCTGTTGCTGGGCCGCCAGCTCAGCCGCATCATCATCGGGATCGGCCTGCTCGGCCACGGCATCAACGTCCTGCTCGTGCTCTCGGGCGGCGACGGGGGCGCGCCGGCCTTCGTCGGCGGCGACATCGACCGCTTCGCCGACCCTCTGCCCCAGGCCCTCGTGCTGACCGCCATCGTGATCACGTTCGGCGTCATCGCCTTCCTCCTGGCCCTCGCCTACCGGAGCTGGCAGTTCACCGAGGACGACGAGGTCGAGGACGACGTCGAGGACCGCCGCATCGCCCGTGCGTCCCACGAGCACGCCGGCGAGGAGCATCCCTCGTGAGCCTCCTCCTCGCCGTGCCCATCCTGCTCCCGCTGCTCGGCGCCGCACTCTCGGTCGGCCTCGGCCGGTCCCGGCAGGCGCAGCGCGTCATCGGGGTGGCCACCCTCGCGGTCGTCACCGTGACGAGCGTCGCACTTCTCGTGCGGGTCGACACCGAGGGCATCCAATCCGTCCAGGTCGGCGGTTGGGCCGCTCCGGTCGGCATCACCCTGGTGGCCGACGGGCTGGCCGCGATCATGCTCGTGGTCGCCGTGCTCATGCTGCTGGCGGTGCTGGTCTACGCCATCGGCCAGCCCGGGGCCGAGGACGAGCACGTGGGGTTCCACCCCGTGTACCTGATCCTCGCGTCCGGGGTCGCGGCGGCCTTCCTCACGGGTGACCTGTTCAACCTGTTCGTCGCCTTCGAGGTGACCCTGATGGCGAGCTACGTCCTCATCACCCTCGGGGGCCGGCCCGCGCAGGTGCGCAGCGGCATGACCTACGTCGTGATCAGCCTGATCGCGTCGCTCCTCTTCCTGCTCGCGCTGGCGTTCGTCTACACGGCCACCGGCACCCTCAACCTGGCCGACCTCAACGACAAGATCGCCGCGCTGCCCGCAGGGGTGCGCAGCGGGCTCGCCGTCCTGCTCATCGTGGTGTTCGGCATCAAGTCGGCCATCTTCCCGTTGTTCTTCTGGCTGCCCGACTCGTACCCGACGGCCCCGTCGCCCGTCACCGCGGTCTTCGCCGGGCTGCTCACGAAGGTCGGGGTCTACGCCCTCATCCGGAGCCAGACGCTGCTGTTCCCCCCGGACACCCAGCCCGGCGACCTGCTGCTGGTGGTGGCGGGGTTGACGATGCTCGTGGGGGTGCTGGGGGCGATCACCCAGAACGACGTGAAGCGGATCCTGTCGTTCCACATCGTCAGCCAGATCGGCTACATGGTGATGGGCCTCGGGCTGTTCACGCTCGTCGGCCTGGCGGGCGCGGTGCTCTACGTCATCCACCACATCGTGGTGAAGACCACCCTCTTCCTCGTCGCCGGGCTCATCGAACTGCGGGCGGGGACGTCCAACCTCGCCAAGCTGTCGGGGGTGGCCCGCCTCGAGCCGCTCCTCGCCATCCTCTTCCTGCTCCCCGCGCTCAGCCTCGCCGGCATCCCCCCGTTCTCGGGGTTCGTGGCCAAGCTGGCCCTCGTCGACGCCGGCATCGGGGCCGAGGCGTACGCCGTGGTCGCGGTGAGCCTCGTGGTCAGCCTCCTCACGCTCTATTCCATGAGCAAGATCTGGGCCAACGCCTTCTGGGGCGCGCACGAGCCGGGACCGGCGGTCCCCGCGCTGAGCACTCCCCGGCGGGCGCTCATGGTCTGGTCGACGGGCGGGCTCGTCGTGCTCAGCCTGGGCATCGCCGTGGCGAGCGGCCCCCTCTACGACCTCTCCGAGCGGGCCGCGGCCGATCTCATCGATCCGACCGCGTACGTCGAGGCGGTGCTGGGCCGATGATGCGGGTCGCTCGGGTCCTGTTCCTCGTGGGCATCTGGCTCTGCCTGTGGTCGGACCTCTCGGTGGCCAACGTCGTGAGCGGGGTGGTCGTGGCCGTCGCCATCGTGGCCGTGTTCGGTCAGCGACCCGGCCGCCTCATCGTGCGACCCATCGCCCTGCTGCGCTTCTCCCTGTACTTCATGCGGAAGCTGGTCGAGTCCACCGTCGTCGTGGCCCGAGCGGTGATCTCCCCGGGGTCGGCGGTGCACACCGGCGTGGTCGCCGTTCCCCTCGAGGGCTGTTCCGACGCGGTCGTCACCCTCATCGCCGACGCCATCAGCCTCACCCCGGGCACCTTGACCATCGAGGTGCACCAGGACCCGCCCACCCTCTTCGTGCACGCGCTCGACGTGCGGGACGTCTCTCGCGTGCAGGCCGACATCCGCACCCTGGAGGTGCTCGCCATCCGCGCCTTCGGGACTGCCGAGGCCATCGAGGGCCTCACCTTCGACGACAGCGTGTCCTGGAGAGGTCGATGATCACCGTCGCGCTCGTGCTCACCGTCTGCGCCGGCCTGTGCTTCCTCGTCCGGGCCGTGGTCGGGCCGTCGCTCGCGGACCGGGTCGTTGCGGTCGACGGTCTCATCGTCACCATCGTCGCCGGCGTGCTGCTGCACTCCATCCGCATCGACGCCGCCTGGTTCCTCGACGTGGGGATCGTGGCCGCCTTCACGGGCTTCGTCGGCACCGCGGCCGGCGCCCGCTTCATCGAGCGGCGGGGCGGCTGACGTGGCCGACACCGTCATCGGCGTGATCGCCCTCACGGGCGCGCTGCTCGTGCTCCTCGCCGGGGTGGGGGTGGTGCGGTTCCCGGACGTCTACGCCCGCATGCACGCGGCCACGAAGGCCACGACCCTGGGCATCACCTTCGTCGGCCTCGCGGCGGCCCTCGCCCTCGAAGGGGTCGGTGCGGGCGTGAAGGTCGTCCTCATCGTCGCGTTCATCTTCACCTCGCCGAGCGTCGCCCACCTGGTGGGCCGGGCCGCGTACCGGGCCGAGGGCATCGACTTCGACGTCGAGGCCCGCGACGACCTCGCCGAGCGGCTGGCCGAGGCCAACGACCTCGACGTCGAAGCGGGCGCCGACCTCGCGGAGGTGGTCGTCGAGGCCGAGGACACGGCCCGAGCCGCCGACGCCGGGGGCGCCTGACCGCGTCGGGCCGTGGGGCGCGGGATCAGGAGAACGCGAAGGCGGGTGGGAGCACGAGCACGACCACCGCCACCCAGGCGGCGAACACCGGCAGGTAGGACGTCTGCCAGCGCTCGAGGCGGTGGATGGTGGTCCGTCCGGCGAGGAACCGTGCCGAGAGCCAGGCGGCGCCGGCCAGGTTCACCAGGAGCAGCAGGTTCAGGCCGAGCGCGGCCACGCGGTTGGGGGTCAGCCCGAGGTCGCCGATGCGGGCGACCATCGAGCCCAGCACGAGCACGTCGAGCGCGAGCGCGCTGACCACCGCTACGAGCTGGATGCGGTCCATCCATCCGGGGCGATCCGACGGCTCGCGGGCCGAGAGTCCGTAGAGCACGAGGCCGAGCACCGCGACCATCAGCGCGTCGAAGACGCCGACGAGCTCGCGGTCGAAGGCCTCGCCCAGACCGTCGACGGCGTAGGCGACCGCGGCGGCGACGAGCATCGCCGCGAACAGTGGCGTGAAGAGCATCGTGAGGACCGGGGCCATGTTCTCGACGACCTGCTGTTTGGCCTCGACCAGCCACGCGGCGACGATCACCGCGCCGGCGGCGC
The genomic region above belongs to Acidimicrobiales bacterium and contains:
- a CDS encoding Na(+)/H(+) antiporter subunit C gives rise to the protein MNVLLVITAGFLCACGTYLLLGRQLSRIIIGIGLLGHGINVLLVLSGGDGGAPAFVGGDIDRFADPLPQALVLTAIVITFGVIAFLLALAYRSWQFTEDDEVEDDVEDRRIARASHEHAGEEHPS
- a CDS encoding Na+/H+ antiporter subunit D, with product MSLLLAVPILLPLLGAALSVGLGRSRQAQRVIGVATLAVVTVTSVALLVRVDTEGIQSVQVGGWAAPVGITLVADGLAAIMLVVAVLMLLAVLVYAIGQPGAEDEHVGFHPVYLILASGVAAAFLTGDLFNLFVAFEVTLMASYVLITLGGRPAQVRSGMTYVVISLIASLLFLLALAFVYTATGTLNLADLNDKIAALPAGVRSGLAVLLIVVFGIKSAIFPLFFWLPDSYPTAPSPVTAVFAGLLTKVGVYALIRSQTLLFPPDTQPGDLLLVVAGLTMLVGVLGAITQNDVKRILSFHIVSQIGYMVMGLGLFTLVGLAGAVLYVIHHIVVKTTLFLVAGLIELRAGTSNLAKLSGVARLEPLLAILFLLPALSLAGIPPFSGFVAKLALVDAGIGAEAYAVVAVSLVVSLLTLYSMSKIWANAFWGAHEPGPAVPALSTPRRALMVWSTGGLVVLSLGIAVASGPLYDLSERAAADLIDPTAYVEAVLGR
- a CDS encoding Na+/H+ antiporter subunit E; its protein translation is MMRVARVLFLVGIWLCLWSDLSVANVVSGVVVAVAIVAVFGQRPGRLIVRPIALLRFSLYFMRKLVESTVVVARAVISPGSAVHTGVVAVPLEGCSDAVVTLIADAISLTPGTLTIEVHQDPPTLFVHALDVRDVSRVQADIRTLEVLAIRAFGTAEAIEGLTFDDSVSWRGR
- a CDS encoding monovalent cation/H(+) antiporter subunit G, giving the protein MADTVIGVIALTGALLVLLAGVGVVRFPDVYARMHAATKATTLGITFVGLAAALALEGVGAGVKVVLIVAFIFTSPSVAHLVGRAAYRAEGIDFDVEARDDLAERLAEANDLDVEAGADLAEVVVEAEDTARAADAGGA